From the genome of Pirellulales bacterium, one region includes:
- the fusA gene encoding elongation factor G, translating to MDLSKVRNIGISAHIDSGKTTLSERILYYAGRIHKIGEVKGHGDGATMDYMELEKEKGITITSAATTVEWADNKINLIDTPGHVDFTVEVERSLRVLDGAVLVLCAVGGVQSQSMTVDRQMKRYHVPRLAFINKLDRQGANPFRVTNMVREKLGSDAVMMQYPIGLEDKHQGVVDLLTMKAYYFDGEKGEKVREEAIPADILEECKKARHTMLEALAMYSDELMEIMLSEEEPSEELLHKIIKQAVQTQDFTPVYMGTAFKNKGVQKLLDAVVRYLPSPLERPISAKVWDNPAEKFPLVADPAKPYVGMAFKIVDDPYGQLTITRIYQGTARKGETYYNQRTGQKQRFSRIVRMHADKREEIDFAEAGDIIAIMGIDAASGDTYAQEPKYCSLENMFVPEPVIKMAISPTTRDSGDRLSKALQRFSREDPTFRMFTDEETGETVIAGMGELHLEIYVERIKREYKVEVDVGAPKVSYREAPTQTADYDYKHKKQTGGSGQYAHIKGKFEILPDDSTEENFEFVNEVSQGRIPKEYIPSVEKGFRASLGKGPVAGFPIVGIKTTLSDGSYHDVDSSDMAFQICARDCFRETFMKTKPVLLEPIMKMEIECPSNFQGPVTGNLTSRRGMVVASEIQGNTSVIEAEVPLAETFGYSTDLRSLTQGQGTFTMEFAKYARVPGSVQTEIIADRKKQQGQLVGAK from the coding sequence ATGGATCTGTCGAAGGTACGCAACATCGGAATTTCCGCGCATATTGACTCGGGCAAAACGACCTTGAGCGAGCGCATCTTATATTATGCCGGGCGCATTCACAAAATTGGCGAAGTGAAGGGGCATGGCGATGGCGCGACCATGGATTACATGGAATTGGAAAAGGAAAAAGGGATCACCATCACCAGTGCCGCCACCACGGTGGAATGGGCTGACAACAAGATCAACCTGATCGATACGCCGGGTCACGTGGACTTTACCGTCGAGGTCGAACGGAGCCTGCGCGTGTTGGACGGGGCGGTGCTGGTCCTGTGCGCGGTTGGCGGGGTGCAGTCGCAGTCGATGACCGTTGATCGGCAGATGAAGCGCTATCATGTGCCGCGGTTGGCCTTTATTAACAAGCTGGACCGCCAGGGGGCAAATCCCTTCCGCGTTACCAATATGGTCCGCGAAAAGCTGGGCTCCGACGCCGTCATGATGCAGTACCCCATCGGGCTAGAGGACAAGCACCAAGGGGTGGTGGACCTCTTGACCATGAAGGCGTACTACTTTGACGGCGAAAAAGGGGAAAAAGTCCGCGAAGAGGCCATTCCCGCGGATATCCTCGAAGAATGCAAAAAAGCCCGCCACACCATGCTCGAGGCACTGGCCATGTACAGCGACGAGCTGATGGAAATCATGCTCTCCGAGGAAGAACCATCCGAGGAGCTACTGCACAAAATCATCAAGCAAGCCGTCCAAACACAGGATTTTACGCCTGTGTACATGGGAACCGCGTTCAAAAATAAAGGGGTCCAAAAACTACTGGACGCCGTCGTCCGCTATTTGCCCTCCCCCCTGGAACGACCTATTTCGGCCAAGGTCTGGGACAACCCCGCCGAAAAATTCCCCCTCGTCGCCGATCCCGCCAAGCCCTACGTGGGCATGGCGTTCAAGATCGTGGACGACCCCTATGGCCAGTTGACGATCACCCGCATTTACCAGGGGACCGCCCGCAAAGGCGAAACCTATTACAACCAGCGCACCGGCCAAAAGCAGCGCTTTAGCCGAATCGTGCGGATGCACGCCGACAAGCGCGAGGAAATCGACTTTGCCGAGGCAGGGGACATCATCGCGATCATGGGCATCGACGCGGCCAGCGGTGATACCTACGCCCAGGAGCCTAAATACTGCTCCCTGGAAAATATGTTCGTGCCGGAGCCGGTTATTAAAATGGCGATCAGCCCGACCACCCGCGACAGCGGCGACCGGCTGAGCAAGGCCCTGCAACGCTTCTCGCGCGAAGATCCCACCTTCCGCATGTTCACCGACGAAGAAACCGGCGAGACCGTCATCGCGGGCATGGGCGAACTGCACCTGGAAATTTACGTGGAACGCATTAAGCGCGAATACAAGGTGGAAGTCGACGTTGGCGCGCCCAAGGTGAGCTACCGCGAGGCCCCCACGCAGACCGCCGATTACGACTACAAGCACAAAAAGCAAACCGGCGGGTCCGGTCAGTACGCCCATATCAAGGGCAAATTTGAGATTTTGCCCGATGACAGCACCGAGGAAAATTTTGAATTTGTCAATGAAGTGAGCCAGGGGCGCATTCCCAAGGAATACATTCCCTCGGTGGAAAAAGGATTCCGCGCGTCATTGGGCAAGGGTCCGGTGGCGGGTTTTCCCATCGTGGGGATCAAAACAACCTTGAGCGACGGTTCGTACCACGATGTGGATAGCTCCGACATGGCGTTTCAGATTTGCGCGCGGGATTGCTTCCGCGAGACATTTATGAAGACCAAGCCGGTGTTGCTGGAACCGATCATGAAGATGGAAATCGAATGCCCCAGCAACTTTCAGGGGCCGGTCACGGGGAACCTGACCAGCCGCCGCGGCATGGTGGTGGCCAGCGAAATCCAGGGGAATACCTCGGTGATTGAGGCCGAGGTGCCGCTGGCCGAAACGTTCGGCTATTCGACCGACCTGCGCAGCCTGACCCAGGGGCAGGGGACATTCACGATGGAATTCGCCAAATACGCCCGAGTGCCGGGCTCGGTCCAGACCGAGATCATCGCCGACCGCAAGAAGCAGCAGGGCCAACTGGTCGGGGCGAAGTGA
- a CDS encoding CAAX prenyl protease-related protein produces MALFRNPWVVFLLPFIIYMVGTSSEPSAVMEATAAPHWTGLTAAHYPYVYAAKIVLTLACVAAVWGGYPTLGKISPLAWGVGVVGVVLWIALAHLQRVSGLNGVLAAVGMGGERPAFNPWEHYGDQPALLYCFLAVRFLGLAAVVPVIEEMFLRGFVMRYPIREDWWDVPWGTYAPSALAAGTILPMLLHPGEILAAAAWFGLVHWLYFRTRNVWDAVVAHGVTNLLLGIYVCAQGEWWLW; encoded by the coding sequence ATGGCACTTTTTCGCAATCCCTGGGTGGTGTTTCTCTTGCCATTCATCATTTATATGGTGGGGACGTCCAGCGAACCGAGCGCCGTGATGGAGGCCACCGCCGCGCCCCACTGGACGGGCCTAACCGCTGCACACTACCCCTATGTCTATGCGGCAAAAATTGTGCTGACGCTGGCCTGCGTGGCGGCGGTTTGGGGGGGGTACCCGACATTGGGTAAAATATCGCCGTTGGCCTGGGGAGTGGGCGTGGTCGGCGTGGTGCTGTGGATTGCGCTGGCGCACCTGCAACGGGTGAGCGGGCTAAATGGCGTCCTCGCGGCAGTGGGCATGGGGGGGGAGCGCCCAGCATTTAACCCGTGGGAGCATTACGGCGATCAGCCGGCGCTATTGTATTGTTTTTTGGCGGTGCGATTTTTGGGTCTGGCGGCCGTGGTCCCCGTCATCGAAGAGATGTTTTTGCGCGGCTTTGTCATGCGGTATCCCATTCGCGAAGATTGGTGGGATGTCCCCTGGGGAACCTACGCGCCATCGGCCCTAGCGGCGGGCACGATATTGCCGATGCTGCTACATCCGGGCGAGATATTGGCCGCGGCGGCGTGGTTTGGCCTGGTGCACTGGCTGTACTTTCGCACGCGCAACGTGTGGGACGCCGTCGTCGCGCATGGCGTGACGAATTTGCTGTTGGGGATTTACGTTTGCGCGCAGGGGGAATGGTGGCTGTGGTGA
- a CDS encoding DUF2283 domain-containing protein, whose protein sequence is MKIKYFEDTDTALLEIGSGTPVETREISEDIYLDLDALGNLVSITLEHASQRSDLSEFSFLRITNTKNGLRSTAIPG, encoded by the coding sequence ATGAAAATCAAATATTTTGAAGATACAGACACCGCGCTTTTGGAAATTGGTAGCGGCACGCCCGTCGAAACCCGGGAAATTTCGGAAGATATCTATTTGGATTTAGATGCATTGGGAAATCTGGTCTCCATCACGCTGGAACATGCCAGTCAAAGAAGCGATTTGTCGGAATTCAGCTTTTTGAGGATCACAAATACGAAGAATGGTTTGCGCTCCACGGCTATTCCCGGTTGA
- a CDS encoding RDD family protein, whose amino-acid sequence MHENENPYAAPQILQTASAGYIQGEELHEIVPAGQWPRLMNFIIDQFAILGLNFIVALLILFVGGEESLDKTPDALVGLPSFLSYYILMEATTQRTIGKFLTGTIVVNEQGGKPSLGQILGRSFARLIPFEAFSFLGTPTRGWHDKLPKTYVIKVR is encoded by the coding sequence ATGCACGAGAATGAGAACCCGTACGCCGCGCCGCAAATATTACAAACGGCTAGTGCGGGCTATATCCAGGGGGAAGAGTTGCATGAAATCGTGCCAGCCGGCCAATGGCCGCGGTTGATGAACTTTATTATTGATCAATTCGCCATCCTGGGATTGAATTTCATTGTGGCTCTGCTGATTTTATTTGTGGGTGGGGAGGAATCACTGGATAAAACCCCCGATGCCTTGGTTGGCCTGCCGAGTTTTTTGAGTTATTACATCCTGATGGAAGCGACGACCCAGCGGACGATTGGCAAATTCTTGACCGGCACGATTGTCGTGAATGAGCAAGGGGGGAAACCCAGCTTGGGGCAGATACTCGGCCGCTCCTTTGCCCGCTTGATCCCGTTTGAGGCGTTTTCGTTCTTAGGTACTCCCACACGCGGCTGGCATGACAAGCTGCCCAAGACGTATGTTATCAAAGTGCGGTAA
- a CDS encoding 5'-nucleotidase C-terminal domain-containing protein, whose product MPQNLGRFSLAALAIGLFCAADSMSTAYAQYSVTVLHNNDGESRLISYTDSLSQYGGAARFKTQLDQTRAYYQSLNHGVVSIYAGDTFLAGPQFQASLDSGAPGSRTFYDALAISRMGYDASILGNHEFDFGPDVLAEFIGDAQTTNATTYLSSNLNFAAEAGLQSLVTAGTIAPTKMLNVTTAAGIKKIGIIGATTETLSFVSSPGAVVVNPVAAAVNTQIANLQMAGADHIILAGHLQGISTDNTLVASLNPGIDLIIAGGGDEILRNPTAISPKVAYTPSAPASIVDTGLIPGDSPVTLSGSLTGVPNNYPLTSTVTDLGGNNIPLVTTGGNYGYLGRVTLNFDNSGNLTGIDNSSGPQRVASTVVDATHGVAADPLVQAEVVTPVQNFVAGLAANDLANTSVQLLHGGSPTIRSRETNLGNVVADGLLRAAQQRAVDFGVDLPAIAIVNGGGIRANIAAGDVTQLNTFSVSPFGNFVSVVEDVKLADLKLLLENAYSRTTDGPNPGIDPVGADGRFAHLAGMEVVYDITKPGFAFNSAGVVTTPAQRVLEIEIGGIPVLQNGMWLVDPLATTVDMATLNFSAGGGDQYFRTSIGGLNTYMSQLYGFTSLGVTDQNALQDYIEFMANGNASFDVSTFKPEYAIQQRFSGGRISAVPEPGTWMLLAFAGAAGLIGLRRRMA is encoded by the coding sequence ATGCCACAGAATCTTGGACGTTTTTCTTTGGCCGCCCTGGCTATTGGTTTATTTTGCGCGGCCGATAGCATGTCGACCGCTTACGCCCAATATTCGGTGACGGTGCTGCATAATAATGACGGCGAATCCCGCCTCATTAGCTATACCGATAGCTTGTCGCAGTACGGCGGAGCGGCCCGCTTTAAAACCCAGCTTGATCAGACCCGCGCTTATTATCAGTCGCTCAATCATGGCGTTGTGTCGATCTATGCGGGGGATACCTTCCTGGCCGGGCCGCAGTTTCAGGCCAGTCTGGACAGCGGCGCGCCCGGCAGCCGGACTTTTTATGACGCCCTGGCGATTAGCCGCATGGGCTATGACGCCTCGATTTTGGGTAATCACGAATTTGACTTTGGCCCGGATGTGTTGGCCGAATTTATTGGCGACGCCCAAACGACTAATGCCACGACCTACCTAAGCTCCAACCTCAATTTTGCGGCGGAAGCCGGATTACAATCCTTGGTGACGGCCGGGACGATTGCCCCGACCAAGATGCTCAATGTGACGACCGCCGCGGGGATAAAAAAGATAGGCATCATTGGGGCCACGACCGAGACGCTTAGCTTTGTTTCCTCGCCGGGCGCTGTGGTGGTCAATCCGGTCGCCGCCGCGGTCAATACTCAAATTGCAAATTTACAAATGGCGGGCGCCGATCACATTATTCTCGCCGGGCACCTGCAGGGGATCAGCACGGACAACACACTGGTGGCTAGCCTGAACCCAGGCATTGACCTCATCATTGCCGGCGGCGGGGACGAAATTTTGCGAAATCCCACCGCCATCTCGCCTAAGGTCGCTTATACGCCTAGTGCTCCGGCTAGCATTGTGGATACAGGTCTGATTCCCGGGGATTCTCCGGTGACGTTATCCGGCAGTTTGACCGGCGTCCCAAATAATTACCCCCTCACCAGCACGGTGACGGATTTAGGCGGAAATAATATCCCCTTGGTTACCACCGGCGGTAATTACGGCTACTTGGGCCGGGTGACGCTCAATTTTGATAATAGCGGCAACCTGACCGGGATTGATAATTCCTCTGGCCCGCAACGTGTCGCCAGTACCGTGGTCGACGCCACCCATGGCGTCGCCGCCGATCCGCTGGTCCAGGCTGAAGTGGTAACTCCCGTGCAAAACTTTGTCGCGGGTCTGGCGGCCAATGACTTGGCCAATACCAGCGTTCAACTGTTGCATGGTGGATCGCCCACGATTCGCTCGCGCGAGACCAATCTGGGGAACGTGGTGGCGGACGGCCTGCTGCGCGCCGCGCAACAACGAGCGGTGGACTTTGGCGTGGATCTACCTGCGATTGCCATCGTCAACGGTGGCGGCATCCGGGCGAATATTGCCGCGGGAGATGTCACCCAACTGAATACCTTTAGCGTTTCTCCCTTTGGCAACTTTGTGTCGGTGGTGGAGGACGTCAAGCTGGCCGATCTAAAGTTGCTTTTGGAAAACGCCTACTCGCGCACGACCGATGGACCGAATCCCGGGATCGACCCCGTCGGCGCGGATGGACGGTTTGCCCACCTGGCCGGGATGGAAGTGGTGTACGACATTACCAAGCCGGGCTTTGCGTTTAATAGCGCTGGCGTGGTCACCACCCCCGCGCAGCGCGTGCTGGAGATTGAAATTGGTGGAATCCCCGTGCTCCAAAACGGCATGTGGCTGGTGGACCCCCTTGCCACCACCGTGGATATGGCCACGCTCAACTTTAGCGCTGGCGGCGGCGACCAATACTTCCGCACCTCCATCGGCGGATTGAATACCTACATGTCCCAACTCTATGGCTTTACCTCGCTGGGCGTGACCGATCAAAACGCCCTGCAGGACTACATAGAATTCATGGCCAATGGGAACGCCAGCTTTGATGTCTCGACATTTAAGCCGGAATACGCCATTCAACAGCGGTTCTCTGGCGGGCGGATTTCCGCCGTGCCGGAGCCGGGGACCTGGATGCTATTGGCCTTTGCCGGCGCGGCGGGACTGATCGGGTTACGTCGGCGGATGGCCTAG
- a CDS encoding transglutaminase-like domain-containing protein, with product MSPHQIAPALWAGSPDWRRLNLIFLLFCTLNFGVPVVLAQIRELTLTDKIPPAVAATADSPPHADQWSAPALAALATAGNNQANLRLALDNVPPAQRRGLEFLLANMPQRDLESLSSEFLLTNVRLAYAARDTAPWGKDLSEELFFNYILPYANLDEKREDWRTEFRQLAFPLVKECRTPTEAAIRLNREFFPLLKVRYSTKRKAPNQSPSESRASGYATCTGLAIILVDVCRAVGVPARVVGTPRWSDNSGNHTWVEIWDQGWHFTGANEQDNRGLDHGWFTGRAAQAKSDPPRYAIYAASFARTERYFPLVWNRGDRTVFAEDVTRRYVPADPLAAPATMATVRVRVVNARGERVATTITVAQEGTDKPALRGQSRDETADINDHFTCELIPHNRYTAQAEMAAISFTTPAAGAEQTITVELPQTQPTPAIQPAVEKK from the coding sequence ATGTCACCACATCAAATTGCACCAGCGCTCTGGGCCGGCAGCCCTGACTGGCGGCGGCTCAATCTAATTTTTCTGCTGTTTTGTACCCTGAACTTTGGCGTCCCTGTGGTCCTCGCGCAGATCCGGGAGCTTACGTTGACAGACAAAATCCCCCCGGCGGTGGCAGCCACCGCGGATTCCCCCCCGCATGCGGATCAATGGTCCGCTCCCGCATTGGCGGCACTGGCCACAGCGGGAAACAACCAAGCCAATTTACGTTTGGCCCTGGACAATGTCCCCCCCGCCCAGCGGCGGGGCTTGGAATTTTTGCTGGCAAATATGCCGCAACGTGATTTGGAGTCGCTCTCGAGCGAGTTCTTGCTAACGAATGTCCGCTTGGCCTACGCAGCCCGCGACACCGCCCCCTGGGGCAAGGATCTGTCCGAGGAGCTTTTTTTTAACTATATCCTGCCGTATGCCAACCTGGACGAAAAACGGGAGGACTGGCGGACCGAGTTTCGGCAGTTGGCGTTCCCCTTAGTCAAAGAGTGCCGCACGCCCACCGAGGCCGCCATCCGCTTAAATCGCGAATTTTTTCCGCTGCTTAAAGTGCGTTATTCCACCAAGCGTAAGGCTCCCAACCAAAGCCCGTCCGAATCACGCGCGAGCGGTTATGCCACTTGCACCGGATTGGCCATCATCCTGGTTGATGTCTGCCGCGCGGTTGGCGTCCCCGCACGGGTGGTGGGGACGCCACGCTGGTCGGATAATAGCGGCAACCACACCTGGGTGGAAATCTGGGACCAGGGCTGGCATTTTACCGGGGCAAATGAACAGGATAATCGCGGGCTGGATCATGGGTGGTTCACCGGTCGCGCCGCCCAGGCCAAAAGCGATCCGCCGCGGTACGCGATTTACGCGGCCAGCTTTGCCAGGACGGAGCGTTATTTTCCGCTGGTTTGGAATCGCGGCGACCGGACGGTTTTTGCCGAGGATGTGACGCGGCGGTATGTCCCGGCAGACCCATTGGCTGCGCCCGCGACCATGGCCACCGTGCGGGTGCGCGTGGTTAATGCCCGGGGCGAGCGGGTGGCGACAACAATCACCGTGGCACAGGAAGGTACGGACAAACCGGCCCTGCGGGGCCAAAGCCGGGATGAGACCGCGGACATCAATGATCATTTTACGTGCGAGCTAATACCCCATAACCGCTACACCGCGCAGGCGGAAATGGCCGCGATCTCCTTTACAACCCCCGCCGCCGGAGCGGAACAGACCATCACCGTCGAACTACCCCAGACACAGCCCACCCCCGCTATCCAACCAGCCGTGGAAAAAAAATAG
- the miaB gene encoding tRNA (N6-isopentenyl adenosine(37)-C2)-methylthiotransferase MiaB encodes MKYLYIETVGCQMNVLDSELVVAALRKDGYQLTDSPKQADTILFNTCSVRAHAEDKIYSALGRLKHAKKHNPDKIIGVIGCMAQNHQQLVFDRAPFVDLVVGPGQLHQIPRLLAEISAGGGQKLEVSLGRKEGSRDEIERSFESYDPARDPEMRPSPFQAFVRIQIGCDKFCTYCIVPSVRGPEQGRDPAHIVAEAAKLTAEGCREITLLGQTVNSYKFRHGDGRVTRLSDLLTQLNDIEGLWRIKFVTNYPLDMTDDLLAAVRDLPKCSPYLHVPAQSGSDAVLKRMKRGYTVGQYREMLARIRQTIPAAAVTSDFIVGFSGETEEDFQLTMDLVRESRFKNSFIFKYSERPGTKGAELYADDIPDDVKRRRNNELLALQNEISEADYERFLGQAVEVLVEGPSKLARKEHGEGISTGGTAGVASSTAGSSSSEPGHAAEPEILHHIHREGDFHQDATAGSLGATATLSSSERGLSSSVLQGDLPSASPFTVQLVGRTACDRIVVFDGNPRLTGQRVDVAIYDSNAHTLFGAVVTRHVTPASNRELYVLG; translated from the coding sequence ATGAAATATCTTTACATCGAAACCGTCGGCTGCCAGATGAACGTCCTCGATAGCGAGCTCGTCGTCGCCGCGCTGCGCAAGGATGGCTACCAACTGACCGACTCTCCCAAACAGGCCGACACGATCCTGTTTAACACCTGTAGCGTCCGCGCCCATGCCGAGGATAAAATCTACTCCGCCCTGGGCCGCCTCAAACACGCCAAAAAGCACAACCCGGATAAAATTATCGGCGTGATTGGCTGCATGGCCCAGAATCACCAGCAACTGGTGTTTGACCGCGCTCCGTTTGTCGATCTGGTGGTCGGTCCGGGCCAATTGCACCAAATTCCCCGCCTGCTGGCGGAAATTTCCGCTGGCGGGGGCCAAAAGCTAGAGGTCTCCCTCGGCCGCAAGGAAGGCTCCCGCGACGAGATCGAGCGTTCGTTCGAAAGCTACGACCCCGCCCGCGATCCCGAGATGCGGCCCTCGCCGTTTCAGGCGTTTGTGCGCATTCAAATCGGCTGCGACAAATTTTGCACGTATTGCATCGTCCCCAGCGTCCGCGGACCGGAACAAGGCCGCGATCCGGCGCATATCGTGGCCGAAGCCGCCAAATTGACCGCCGAAGGCTGCCGCGAGATCACACTGCTGGGCCAGACGGTCAATAGCTACAAATTTCGCCACGGCGATGGGCGGGTGACGCGGCTATCCGACCTGCTGACCCAACTGAACGACATTGAGGGGCTCTGGCGAATCAAATTTGTCACCAATTATCCGCTGGACATGACGGACGACCTGCTGGCGGCGGTGCGGGACCTGCCCAAATGCTCGCCGTACCTGCATGTGCCGGCGCAAAGCGGCAGCGACGCCGTGCTAAAGCGGATGAAGCGGGGCTACACGGTCGGCCAGTACCGCGAGATGCTGGCTCGCATCCGCCAGACGATCCCCGCCGCCGCCGTGACCAGCGATTTTATCGTGGGCTTTTCTGGCGAAACCGAGGAGGATTTTCAACTGACAATGGACCTGGTCCGCGAGTCGCGGTTCAAGAACAGCTTTATCTTTAAGTATAGCGAACGCCCCGGGACCAAGGGGGCCGAACTGTACGCCGACGACATTCCCGACGATGTGAAGCGGCGACGCAATAATGAACTGCTGGCCCTGCAAAACGAAATTAGCGAGGCGGACTACGAGCGCTTTCTGGGCCAGGCGGTCGAGGTGCTGGTCGAGGGGCCGAGCAAGCTAGCGCGAAAAGAACACGGAGAGGGAATCAGCACTGGTGGCACTGCTGGCGTAGCGAGTAGTACTGCTGGCTCGTCCAGCAGTGAACCGGGCCATGCCGCCGAGCCTGAAATCCTGCACCACATCCATCGTGAAGGGGATTTCCATCAGGATGCCACTGCTGGCTCTTTGGGTGCCACTGCTACCTTGTCCAGCAGTGAGCGTGGCTTGTCCAGCAGTGTTTTGCAAGGAGATTTGCCTTCAGCCAGCCCATTTACCGTTCAACTTGTGGGCCGGACCGCCTGCGATCGGATCGTGGTCTTTGACGGCAATCCACGTTTGACCGGCCAGCGGGTCGACGTGGCGATCTATGACAGCAACGCCCATACGCTGTTTGGGGCGGTGGTGACGCGGCATGTCACGCCAGCGAGCAACCGGGAATTGTACGTGCTGGGGTAG
- a CDS encoding addiction module protein, producing the protein MQTYDSIFNAAVQLPLADRQRLLDELAASFPEEVPPRLSDEWLTEIDARYADLISGKVPAVSGQDFIQ; encoded by the coding sequence ATGCAAACATACGATTCGATCTTCAATGCGGCCGTGCAATTGCCCCTCGCCGATCGCCAGCGACTGCTGGATGAACTGGCGGCGAGTTTTCCCGAGGAGGTTCCCCCGCGACTTTCCGACGAATGGCTTACGGAAATTGATGCGCGTTACGCGGATCTTATTTCCGGCAAGGTCCCCGCCGTGTCTGGCCAGGACTTTATCCAATAA
- a CDS encoding DUF29 family protein, whose protein sequence is MLYNHAQHVLAESYAKALERVAAETGLPAGVFPSNCRYTLDELLAGTVEM, encoded by the coding sequence GTGCTTTACAACCACGCCCAACATGTCTTGGCGGAAAGTTATGCCAAGGCGCTTGAGCGTGTCGCGGCGGAAACGGGTCTGCCCGCGGGAGTTTTTCCGTCAAATTGCCGGTACACCCTGGACGAATTGTTGGCGGGTACGGTCGAGATGTAA
- the hemE gene encoding uroporphyrinogen decarboxylase — protein sequence MSSLFLSACRRQPTPRTPIWLMRQAGRYLPCYRQIREKTTFLELCKNAELCAEVMLLTVEELQVDAAIIFADLLPILEPLGFELEFTPGEGPIIHNPVRTGADLARLRELENLAALEFVPETVRLTKAGLPPHIPVIGFAGAPFTLASYAIEGSGSRQYPHTKRLMYTDPGAWHALCQLLTRAIVRYLNGQIAAGADCVQIFDSWVGCLSPADYRHYVLPHMQSLFAGLTPSAPVIHFGAGNPALLPLIAEAGGDVIGLDWRTEFATGWQAVGHARAVQGNLDPLVLLGSSGELRRQARAILEAAGSRPGHIFNLGHGIVPQTDPARVRELIAIVKEESAKIRGG from the coding sequence ATGTCTAGCCTCTTTCTTAGCGCCTGCCGTCGGCAGCCCACGCCGCGAACACCCATCTGGCTCATGCGGCAGGCGGGTCGGTACCTGCCTTGCTATCGCCAGATTCGCGAAAAGACCACGTTTCTGGAACTGTGCAAAAATGCCGAGCTGTGCGCCGAAGTGATGCTGCTAACAGTGGAGGAACTGCAAGTCGACGCCGCGATTATCTTTGCCGACCTGCTTCCCATCTTGGAGCCGCTCGGTTTTGAACTGGAATTTACCCCCGGCGAAGGACCGATCATTCATAACCCGGTGCGCACGGGGGCCGACCTGGCCCGCTTGCGTGAATTGGAAAATCTCGCCGCGCTCGAGTTTGTGCCAGAGACCGTCCGCCTGACCAAGGCGGGCCTACCACCCCACATCCCGGTCATCGGGTTTGCGGGAGCTCCCTTTACCCTGGCCAGCTACGCCATCGAAGGGAGCGGCAGCCGCCAATACCCCCATACCAAGCGGCTCATGTATACCGACCCCGGCGCCTGGCACGCCCTGTGTCAATTGCTGACCCGCGCGATTGTCCGTTACCTGAACGGCCAGATCGCCGCCGGGGCCGACTGCGTGCAAATTTTTGACAGTTGGGTGGGCTGTCTCTCCCCCGCCGATTATCGCCACTATGTGCTACCACACATGCAGAGCCTGTTCGCGGGCCTGACCCCCAGCGCGCCAGTGATTCATTTTGGCGCGGGAAATCCGGCGCTCTTGCCGCTGATTGCCGAGGCCGGGGGAGATGTCATCGGCCTGGACTGGCGGACGGAATTTGCCACGGGCTGGCAAGCCGTGGGCCACGCGCGAGCGGTGCAAGGAAATCTGGACCCGTTGGTGCTCTTGGGCAGTTCCGGGGAACTGCGGCGGCAAGCAAGGGCCATTTTGGAAGCGGCGGGATCGCGCCCCGGACACATCTTTAACCTGGGGCACGGCATCGTCCCCCAAACCGACCCCGCGCGGGTGCGGGAACTGATCGCGATTGTTAAGGAAGAATCGGCAAAAATCCGCGGCGGGTGA